The Geminocystis sp. M7585_C2015_104 sequence TATGATAAATTACAAGAAAACACAAACCTTTTATGGTAGGGTGGGGGAGTGGTTAAAAATAATAATGATGGTGATTGTTATCATGGGGGTGGGAAGAGTAATCCTGAGAGAGGGAAGAATAAACTGGAAAGGTGCGGGGAAATATTTGCTCAATAGTCTTTATGGTAGCCCACCACTGGTGATGGAGGGAGGGGATCCCTATGTAAGGGCATTAATGCGTACAATTAGTTTTAGTGAGTCCAATTATCCCAATCCCTATCATGTGATTTACGGGGGAAGGTATGTGAAAGACTTGAGTCGTCACCCCAACCTCTGTGTAGAGATAGAAAGTGGTCCGAATAGAGGCAAGTGTACTACAGCTTCTGGGCGCTATCAGTTTTTAAACACCACCTGGCAGGAAAAGGCTGCTAAGTATCATCCCCACCCCTCCAAATTCCTCTTCTGGAAGGAATATAGTTTTGAGCCGGAATATCAGGACTTAGTATTGTACAATTGGTTGACTGACAAGACAGCTTGGGGAGAAGACATACCCCAGTTGTTACGGGAAGGGGAAATAGATAGGGTTTTGAAAATTCTATCCCCTATCTGGACGAGTCTGGGATATGGCATTGAAGACAACAGTATGACTAAATATCTTCCCCAGGTTTATCAACGTTTTCTCCGGGAAGAGTTAATCAGGCAAGAGAAGTCTTCCTATCGACAGAGGACCTGAATCCGCAGTCAGGTATACTGGAAGCTGAGGCGTTATATTCTCCAATTGGGTATCTGAATCGACAACGGTTGAAACACCATGGATGACTGGGAAGCTACCATAGACAGTTTAAACAGGTGGCAGGCGGAAATCAACTATCAGAAGGCACAGGAGTCGTTAAGGCATGTATTATTGAATCTGGACCTAAAAGAGGAGGAAAAAAGGGGATTAGAGGCGGAAATAGAACGTCTACAACGTATTTTACAGAAATTAGAGGACTCAGTGGTCCAAATTGCCGCCTTTGGTATGGTAGGCAAGGGGAAGTCCAGTGTTTTAAACGCCCTCATCGGCGAAGAAGTTTTCGCTACCGGACCACTACATGGCGTAACTCGAAACATTGAACAGACTAACTGGCGGTTGACAACAGAAACTCTTGGGAAAGGCAGCTTAGACATCCAACGACTGGTTAAGGAAACAAAAGACGTACAAATCCAGTTAATTGACACCCCCGGTATAGATGAAATAGATGGGGAAGCCAGGGAGAAGTTGGCAAAGGAAATAGCCTCTCAGGTGGACTTGATTCTCTTTGTCATAGCGGGAGACATAACAAGAGTAGAATACCAAGCCTTGTGTCAATTGCGGGAAGTAGGCAAGCCTATAATTCTAGTATTCAACAAAATCGACCAATACCCCCAAGCAGATCGCCAGGAGATTTATGAGACAATTAGAGATGTGAGGGTAAAGCAATTGTTATCCCCAGAAGAGATAGTAATGGTGGCGGCTTCTCCCCTTGTAACCACGGCAGTTAAAGACGCCACAGGGAAAATTCGTATTGTCAAAAAGAGGGGAAAACCACAAATTGAGCCTTTAAGACAAAAAATCCTGGAGATATTATACAAGGAGGGGAAATCCCTGGTGGCCTTAAATGCTATGCTGTCAGTGGGGGAAATCAATCAAAAACTGGCACAACAAAAGTTACTGTGTAGGGAGAAAATCGCCGAGAGAATAATTCAAAAAACCGCCCTCACCAAAGCCACCGCCATCGCCCTCAATCCGGTAACCGCCATCGACTTGTTTACCGGTGCCATCATCGACGTGGCCATGATTCTCAATCTTTCCCAATTGTACCACATCCCCATGACTAAAGAGGGAGCGATCCAACTACTTCAAAAAATAGCATTTAGTCTCGGTGGTATTAGCATCAGTGATATACTAATAACACTGGGACTAAGTTCCCTCAAAGGTATTCTAGGATTAACTAGCCCCCTCTCTGGCGGTTTATCCTTGTTGCCTTATACTTCAGTTGCCATTACACAAGGGGCAGTAGCCGGCGTGTCTACCTATACCATCGGCCAGATTACAAAAGTATACCTAGCCAAGGGGGCATCCTGGGGGGAGGATGGGCCCCTAGCCGTGGTGGAAAATATCCTTAATTCCTTGGATGAGACTTCCATTCTTCATCGTCTCAAGGGGGAATTAAAGGCAAAACTCAAAAGAAGAATTCTCAAAGAGCACCATCAGGCTATAATTTAAGCATCCGGGGTCCAACCGTCTGGATGGTGGGCTGCAGAGTCTGGAAAACGAACAATATCATCATCCCCCAGGTACTCCCCATTTTGAATTTCAATCATCACTAGGGGTATTACACCCGGATTTTCCACCCTATGACGGGTATTCATGGGCACATAGGTTGACTGTCTGGGTAGCAAAAGTTGTTCTTTCCCGTCACAAATTACTTTTGCAGTGCCAGATAGTACTACCCAATGTTCACTGCGGTGGTAGTGGAGTTGGGTGCTTATGTGGTGTTTGGGTTTGATTACAATTTTGTTTATACGGTAACTGGGGCCCTCTTCTAGGAGGGTAACGGTACCCCATGGCGGGTGGCGCACAACCGTGTTAGAATCAGCAGTGGGGAGGTTGTTGTCCATGAATTTGCACTGAGACTATTGACACTGGGACTACTACTAGCTATTCCTCCTCGATTATAACTATTCTTGAGCCTGAGGAGGGGTCTTTTTTGCCCTGTAAACATAAAAATTGTTTAAAATTCCCACCGTTTCAAAACTGTACAGATACAGATCAGTTCGATATATACTCAACAGGAGATAGTTGTCTCTTTTAGTGTTGGTGGCAATTATTGCGGGGATAGCCTCCTTTCTGCCAGCCTCCAGTAAGACATTACATAGCTGACTTTTTACTAACTCCTCCAGACTTTTAGAGGTGGGAATACATACATTCTCCTTAGCATAGCGTACCAAAGCCTCTGTGCCATATTTCTGATACTTTCCCATTCCAGGATTGGTGGCCACCAGTATCCCCCCCGCTGCCAGCAGGAATAAAATGAATGAACAGGAGAGACAAGAGGAGGATTTTTTCTGCTCTAACAGTAAAGGCTCCATACAGAGATTTTAACAGTTCCTGGACTTTTTGTCTAAAACTTGCTATAATAATGATAGTGCTTGGCGAGCGTAGCCAAGCGGTTAAGGCAGTGGATTGTGGTTCCACCATTCGTGGGTTCGAATCCCATCGCTCGCCCTTTGAACAACCCCCGAAACACAAGGGGTTTGGGAGATAAGCCGGACAGACTGAGATAGGGGTTTCTCCAATGTTTCTAATTGCTATCCTGGGTGTGACACGGGGGGTGTTCTTTTTAAAGGAGAAGGAACAACTCCATACGGGGATTATAGCATTTTCTACACCTTACTGAAAGGGCCATCTGTCAGCTGTCTTCAGTCTAACACATGGGGGGTTGTCTTTAGATAAACCCACAAAACATCAGGGGTTTATAAACCAGGGTGGGGAAAAATCACAGGAATCAGCTCTCTTCCAAACCCCATTTATGTTTTAATATGTCCTTGTAGAGATTCTCCCTTATAAGCATTTCCGCATATAGTCTAACCAAAAAATCCTGAGCCTGTTCCCTTGTCATTTTTGCCACCTGCATTTGGAAGTTGCGAAGACTTAATTGTTGTTCTAATGATAACCCCTCAAAATTATACATGTTCTTTCTAGCCTCCTAATATGAATAACCCCTGCCTAATAGTTAACACAGAGAGAAGTGAAAAACTGCTCATCACGAACAGTAAGTAGAAATACTCAGAGAAAGGTAGTAGGAGAGAGTTTGGTTTTTGGCAAGGATAAACGTAAAATTAAGCTGTATTGTGAAGTATGGGGATAAAGTAAACTAACTCTGTGAGGAAACAGAATAGAGGCGAGGGAATATCCGCCATCAACAAGTTTTTTTGGGCATTAATCGGTTTAATGTTAACTGTTGTTGGCACCTTTGTGGAGGTATTTGTGGTGTTGCCTGAGGGGGGGAATATGAAAGTGGCCTCTTTGGGAATTACCTATCAGCTGGCGGGAGTGTTTTTTACGGGAATGTTGGCTGGGAAAAATGCAGCTGCCGCGGCTCAAATCGCCTATGTTATCATGGGACTGTTTAAACTGCCCATTTTTTTCCTTGGAGGCAGTTTCGACTATCTTCAATACCCCAGTTTTGGCTATATCCTCGGTTTTATTCCTGGCGCCTGGTTGTGTGGTTTCCTTGCCATACCTGGTAAACGCCGTTTAGAATTATTTGCCCTGAGTGCTTTTTGTGGTCTACTGGTAGTGCACGCCTGTGGCATTCTCTACCTTGTAGGTTACACCTGTGTTACCCCCCTGTTGGGAAACCAGTTGAGTGATAGTTACCTTTGGGATGCCATCCGTTTGTATACTATCACCCCTTTTGCTTCCCAACTAGCCTTAATTTGTGCCGTCTCTTTGGTTGCGTTTGTGATTCGTCTAATTTTATTATATTGAGCCTATGAGTTTACTGGTTTTTTGTCTTATAATCTTTTTGACTACCAATTTCTTTTGTTGGCTGATTATCTCTGTTGTCCACCCCCTTTTTATCTCAATTTTTAGCTGCCTGCTTTGGTTTGGTTTTTTGCTTATTTTAGGTCTCCTGGCTTGGTGTTTTAATGAGAGTTGAGGGGGGAAAGACTGCAAAACCACCCACTCACTCTGAGGAGGAATAGGCAGACAATGGCTCTTTAATCCAGCGAATATAAAGATGCCTGAAGGTGGATTTTATCACCCTGGGCAGGCCAAAGTCAATGGGCATTAAAGCATCAGGGAGACGCCAGTCGGATACCCTCAAATCCTCTGGTTTTAAAAGGGGGAATTCTATGTCTTGTATGTCACTACACAATCCCAATCTCTTCTGGGCCACCAGAGTAGGCACCATCCTCCAGTCTACACCTATTATATCGGCCATTGCCCAGTCCAGAGCAAAGACGTCGGCGGAAGCACCCAAAATTCCTAACTGTCTCGGCTCGCCATTGCTAGGACCGTTGCCCTCATGGGCCATAATAGCATCTATTATGGTCAGATCAGGATTGATAGTCCTGGCTGTTTCTACTAGCATTTCTGCGAAACCCTGAGAGTCTTTACCTGCCTCCATGTGCCACCATGCCTTCATTTTACCCGGCACACACCCAAAGAGGTTTTTTACTCCCATTGTCATGGTTAGCTGACTATGGGATTTGAGTTTAGGAAGGTTTATGACTACATCCGCTTCCATTGCCTCTTTGGAGAGTCTGAGATGGGGGAATTTTTCACTTCCCGTGCTATATCTGTCACCTCTAAACTCTACAATGGGGATATTCAATTCTCTGCATAAAGGCAGATAACCATTTGCTTTGGCTACTCCTTTTGCACTACCAAAAGCCGGGCTATCCCCCAAGAAGGGTTTACCTCCCGCTTCCTGTACCATCTTTGCCACACAGTACACTATTTCTTTCCTGGTGATACACTCCTTAGTGGGGCGAGAGGCTGTTAAAAGATTTGGCTTGAGTAAGACTCTGTCTCCTGGTTTGACGAAGGCGGCAATGCCTCCCAAAGGCTTCAGGAGGCTTTCTAGACTGTCTCTCAACTGGTCTATTTGATACGAATTGGCCCTAATCAGTGCTACTTTTGCCATTGTTTGCCTTGTCTTTTGTGAGGGCTACTCTTTTATATTATGCTATCCTTAATGTTTGTGTTAGATACTTTTGAGGATGGAGATAACCCAGGCCATTACTATTGCCAGGAGGATAGCCAATTCAACTTTTTTAGAAAATGCCGGAATCCTGTTCCACTCTCGTTGTATAATCTGACGATAGTTCCTGATGAAGTTTTGTATTTTCCCTGGCCAATGTTGGGGACTATCCTTATCGATATATCCCCATTTTAACATTGACATTATTAGCTCTTTCCCTCCTATTTGGCTTATTGTTAATAAGTGTAAACTGATAGTTAAAATGAGCAACACTAGGGATATAAGATGCAAAAAGTAGGCAAAATGATTTAATTCTCCTCTCGGCAACCAAGTTTCGTCCATCATTTTACCTGTAAAGGTGGCAAAGGTAAGGGCGAGGATGTTAAGGGTATTGACGAGACGATGGATACTATATTTGCCGATAGGGGTGTGGCTCAATTTAATTTTAGCGAGGGTATCCTTTTGGATAAGTTTGGCGTTGCCCCGGTGGAAGCAATAAATGACAAAAAAAGGTAGGATTAGTATTGTAAATAGGCCGAAAGTGCCATGAATACCCTCAATTTCACGCCAGGGTGGCAGCAGGGGTATCTTTAGAATTCTGGCGTCATAGGTGTTGTATGTCCAGATAGCCGTGAGAATGGCAAGGATTACGAATAGTGCCAACAGGTTATGGAGGATTCTAAAGAGTAATTTTTGGTAGGGGAAAGTGGTATTCATAGAGGGATTCTAGGTAGATTCCAACAAAGCTTTGGTTTCGGAGACACCGGCTTGTTGTAATACCCGTTTTAGTTGATAGTTTAAGCCGATGACAAGGAGAATTTGTGTGAGGATGCCGCCAAGGATGCCACTGAGTGGTAGCTGATTGATGACTAGGGGGGAGAAGGGGGAAAACAACCAGACAAAGGCAACAGATGTGGGGTGGGGGGAGATTGTCATGGCTATTTGTGGAGAGAAAACAAGACTGGTTAGTAAGGCAATGGCAATGAGATTCCTTTTTCTGGTTTTTAGCATCAATATCAGCTGATAGATGGTGGCATAGGTTAGGATAACTAGGATTATGGATAAAAAGCCGAGGAAGACTAATAGTGGCGGGTATTTACTGTATAGCCAGAAGGATGGGAGTGAGTATAGAAAGATAATAACACTATTGAGAGCAATACAGAGGACGGCTGGACTTTTTTCCCCCAGTATCAAATCGAAAAGGAGAATGGAAACTCCGTTTAGACCATGGTGTGGGTTTTCATGACGGAAACGACTCCAGTCTAAGAGAATTTGTCTTTGAGGGGTTGATGCCAGGGTGATAATAAGGAGATAGAGGAAATTGAAACTCAGAAAAACAGTTAATGCCTCCACCTCCTGGAAGACGTCGAAAGACTTTTGTTGTAGGGTAAAACCAAGATTGAAGAAGGCAAAACAAGCAGACATCAAGTAACTATCCCCCTTAGAAAGAATCACATCCTGGGGATTATGGAAACTACGTTCAATAGCCTGCCATACCCAGAAACTCCATACGGCATAGTGGAGTAGAATAAAGATAAAACCAAAAAGACTCTGGTGCCAAAGAGAGGTGCCATAGAATTGTAGTTGTCGGAGACTGTCTAGGGAAAGATAGCCTACAGTGTCAGGGTTAAGAAAGGTGGCATTGACAAGGTAGGGGAGAAACAACAGGGGAGAGAATAACAGCAACCAGTCAAGGGAGTTGCCAGTAAAGCCACTGGCATTCATGATAGCCAGTGTGGTGATAAAGAGAAAAAGGAGAGTAAACAGACTTATCACCCATGTTTGAAAGTTTCCCAGGTTTCTAGTGGCTAATACCCACAAGACAGCCGCCGAGTATAAGAAGAAGCAACCAGCAGCCAGGACAATATAAAAAGCTATAATCAGATGTGGGGGAATGCCTGCCTTTATGCCTGCCAATAGGTGTAGGGGCATGGCCAACAGGGTGAATATGTATACTAGAATTGGCACGCCCAGAATTTTACCCGAGATGATGGTGAAAGCCGATTGGGGTGAAAGACGAAGGAGATGAAGAGTTTGA is a genomic window containing:
- a CDS encoding ABC transporter permease yields the protein MLFSVISLAGDFNPQLFRELKSRVKPKSLLITSLASLIGQYLLYLCFVNLLPHNEKHHGYHYSRYCTSGSPCTSDLLGNIQIIKELWWLDLFTTLSVIIVFILPVAGVYLLANDMERENRRQTLHLLRLSPQSAFTIISGKILGVPILVYIFTLLAMPLHLLAGIKAGIPPHLIIAFYIVLAAGCFFLYSAAVLWVLATRNLGNFQTWVISLFTLLFLFITTLAIMNASGFTGNSLDWLLLFSPLLFLPYLVNATFLNPDTVGYLSLDSLRQLQFYGTSLWHQSLFGFIFILLHYAVWSFWVWQAIERSFHNPQDVILSKGDSYLMSACFAFFNLGFTLQQKSFDVFQEVEALTVFLSFNFLYLLIITLASTPQRQILLDWSRFRHENPHHGLNGVSILLFDLILGEKSPAVLCIALNSVIIFLYSLPSFWLYSKYPPLLVFLGFLSIILVILTYATIYQLILMLKTRKRNLIAIALLTSLVFSPQIAMTISPHPTSVAFVWLFSPFSPLVINQLPLSGILGGILTQILLVIGLNYQLKRVLQQAGVSETKALLEST
- a CDS encoding biotin transporter BioY, which produces MLTVVGTFVEVFVVLPEGGNMKVASLGITYQLAGVFFTGMLAGKNAAAAAQIAYVIMGLFKLPIFFLGGSFDYLQYPSFGYILGFIPGAWLCGFLAIPGKRRLELFALSAFCGLLVVHACGILYLVGYTCVTPLLGNQLSDSYLWDAIRLYTITPFASQLALICAVSLVAFVIRLILLY
- a CDS encoding DUF362 domain-containing protein; the encoded protein is MAKVALIRANSYQIDQLRDSLESLLKPLGGIAAFVKPGDRVLLKPNLLTASRPTKECITRKEIVYCVAKMVQEAGGKPFLGDSPAFGSAKGVAKANGYLPLCRELNIPIVEFRGDRYSTGSEKFPHLRLSKEAMEADVVINLPKLKSHSQLTMTMGVKNLFGCVPGKMKAWWHMEAGKDSQGFAEMLVETARTINPDLTIIDAIMAHEGNGPSNGEPRQLGILGASADVFALDWAMADIIGVDWRMVPTLVAQKRLGLCSDIQDIEFPLLKPEDLRVSDWRLPDALMPIDFGLPRVIKSTFRHLYIRWIKEPLSAYSSSE
- a CDS encoding cytochrome b/b6 domain-containing protein, which gives rise to MNTTFPYQKLLFRILHNLLALFVILAILTAIWTYNTYDARILKIPLLPPWREIEGIHGTFGLFTILILPFFVIYCFHRGNAKLIQKDTLAKIKLSHTPIGKYSIHRLVNTLNILALTFATFTGKMMDETWLPRGELNHFAYFLHLISLVLLILTISLHLLTISQIGGKELIMSMLKWGYIDKDSPQHWPGKIQNFIRNYRQIIQREWNRIPAFSKKVELAILLAIVMAWVISILKSI
- a CDS encoding DUF4359 domain-containing protein; protein product: MEPLLLEQKKSSSCLSCSFILFLLAAGGILVATNPGMGKYQKYGTEALVRYAKENVCIPTSKSLEELVKSQLCNVLLEAGRKEAIPAIIATNTKRDNYLLLSIYRTDLYLYSFETVGILNNFYVYRAKKTPPQAQE
- a CDS encoding glycoside hydrolase family protein — its product is MINYKKTQTFYGRVGEWLKIIMMVIVIMGVGRVILREGRINWKGAGKYLLNSLYGSPPLVMEGGDPYVRALMRTISFSESNYPNPYHVIYGGRYVKDLSRHPNLCVEIESGPNRGKCTTASGRYQFLNTTWQEKAAKYHPHPSKFLFWKEYSFEPEYQDLVLYNWLTDKTAWGEDIPQLLREGEIDRVLKILSPIWTSLGYGIEDNSMTKYLPQVYQRFLREELIRQEKSSYRQRT
- a CDS encoding DUF697 domain-containing protein — protein: MDDWEATIDSLNRWQAEINYQKAQESLRHVLLNLDLKEEEKRGLEAEIERLQRILQKLEDSVVQIAAFGMVGKGKSSVLNALIGEEVFATGPLHGVTRNIEQTNWRLTTETLGKGSLDIQRLVKETKDVQIQLIDTPGIDEIDGEAREKLAKEIASQVDLILFVIAGDITRVEYQALCQLREVGKPIILVFNKIDQYPQADRQEIYETIRDVRVKQLLSPEEIVMVAASPLVTTAVKDATGKIRIVKKRGKPQIEPLRQKILEILYKEGKSLVALNAMLSVGEINQKLAQQKLLCREKIAERIIQKTALTKATAIALNPVTAIDLFTGAIIDVAMILNLSQLYHIPMTKEGAIQLLQKIAFSLGGISISDILITLGLSSLKGILGLTSPLSGGLSLLPYTSVAITQGAVAGVSTYTIGQITKVYLAKGASWGEDGPLAVVENILNSLDETSILHRLKGELKAKLKRRILKEHHQAII
- a CDS encoding NblA/ycf18 family protein; the protein is MYNFEGLSLEQQLSLRNFQMQVAKMTREQAQDFLVRLYAEMLIRENLYKDILKHKWGLEES
- a CDS encoding phosphomannose isomerase type II C-terminal cupin domain; the protein is MDNNLPTADSNTVVRHPPWGTVTLLEEGPSYRINKIVIKPKHHISTQLHYHRSEHWVVLSGTAKVICDGKEQLLLPRQSTYVPMNTRHRVENPGVIPLVMIEIQNGEYLGDDDIVRFPDSAAHHPDGWTPDA